A single Polyodon spathula isolate WHYD16114869_AA chromosome 6, ASM1765450v1, whole genome shotgun sequence DNA region contains:
- the LOC121317262 gene encoding N-acetyllactosaminide beta-1,3-N-acetylglucosaminyltransferase 2-like: MSCRKVKILGIMMIANFFVYIMVEVSRSGNQDKNSNSKVRVPDKQFWKKVVPSEAYWNREQQGLDLLYNPILTALNSTSSTVEASLNVSQLTPCEPDLGVMTQVKDYNSLPERFKDFLLYMKCRTYPLVVNQPRKCKDKPFLLLAVKSLAPHFDRRQAIRESWGKKGKIGNYTVVTVFLLGNATGTDHFPDLSEMLRYESNMHGDILLWDYRDSFFNLTIKEVLFLEWVSEYCSDVKFIFKGDDDVFVNTYRILEYLKSLGEAKAKDLFIGDVITNAGPHRDKKLKYFIPESMFTGQYPAYAGGGGFLYSGSLALRLYNVSHQVSLYPIDDVYTGMCLKKLGLVPEKHKGFRTFDIEEKYRSNPCSYKSLMLVHSRTPQEMIKIWSWLNNPELTCQ, encoded by the coding sequence ATGAGTTGCAGGAAAGTGAAGATCCTGGGTATCATGATGATAGCAAATTTCTTTGTTTACATCATGGTGGAAGTGTCCAGGAGTGGTAACCAGGacaaaaacagcaacagtaaAGTCAGAGTCCCTGACAAGCAGTTTTGGAAGAAAGTGGTTCCAAGTGAAGCTTACTGGAACCGAGAACAGCAGGGGTTGGACCTCTTATACAACCCTATTCTAACAGCATTAAACAGCACTAGCAGTACTGTAGAGGCAAGTCTGAATGTTAGTCAACTGACTCCCTGTGAGCCTGACCTTGGGGTCATGACCCAAGTCAAGGACTATAACTCCCTACCAGAACGCTTCAAGGATTTCCTCTTGTATATGAAGTGTAGGACTTATCCCCTGGTAGTCAACCAGCCACGCAAATGCAAGGACAAGCCTTTTCTTTTGCTCGCTGTAAAGTCACTCGCCCCGCACTTTGACAGGAGGCAAGCCATACGAGAGTCTTGGGGAAAGAAGGGCAAGATAGGCAACTACACGGTGGTCACTGTGTTTTTGCTGGGAAATGCGACCGGCACGGATCATTTTCCTGACCTTTCTGAAATGCTGCGATACGAGAGCAACATGCACGGTGACATCCTGCTGTGGGACTACAGAGACTCCTTCTTCAACTTGACGATAAAAGAAGTGCTGTTCCTGGAGTGGGTCAGCGAGTACTGCTCTGAcgtgaaattcatttttaaaggagATGATGATGTTTTTGTCAATACATATAGGATCCTGGAGTACTTGAAGAGCTTAGGCGAAGCTAAAGCCaaagatttatttattggggatgtCATCACAAATGCAGGACCTCACAGAGACAAAAAGCTGAAGTACTTTATTCCGGAGAGCATGTTCACAGGGCAGTACCCTGCTTATGCAGGCGGAGGTGGCTTTCTTTACTCGGGAAGCCTGGCGCTAAGACTGTATAATGTATCTCATCAAGTATCGCTGTATCCAATCGACGATGTCTACACAGGTATGTGCCTTAAAAAGCTTGGCCTTGTTCCTGAAAAGCACAAAGGATTCAGGACTTTTGATATTGAAGAAAAATATAGAAGCAATCCCTGTTCTTACAAAAGCCTAATGCTGGTACATAGCAGAACTCCACAAGAGATGATCAAAATATGGTCCTGGCTGAATAACCCAGAGTTGACCTGTCAGTAG